A region from the Leptolyngbya iicbica LK genome encodes:
- the rplL gene encoding 50S ribosomal protein L7/L12 — MSAKTDQILEELKSLSLLEASELVKQIEDAFGVDASASGGGGMMMMPGMMPGAPAGGDAEPEEEKTEFDVVLEDVPADKKIAILKVVRGLTGLGLKEAKEIVESTPKAIKEGVSKDDAEDAKKQLEDAGAKVALK, encoded by the coding sequence ATGTCTGCAAAAACTGATCAAATTCTTGAAGAACTGAAATCTTTGTCCCTGTTGGAAGCTTCTGAGCTGGTTAAGCAGATCGAAGATGCGTTTGGTGTTGATGCATCTGCTTCTGGTGGTGGCGGCATGATGATGATGCCAGGCATGATGCCCGGTGCGCCTGCTGGTGGTGACGCTGAGCCTGAAGAAGAAAAGACCGAATTTGACGTGGTTCTGGAAGACGTCCCCGCTGACAAGAAGATCGCCATCCTTAAGGTGGTGCGCGGCTTGACTGGTTTGGGTCTGAAGGAAGCCAAAGAAATCGTCGAGTCGACTCCCAAGGCCATCAAGGAAGGCGTCTCCAAGGATGACGCTGAAGATGCGAAGAAGCAGCTAGAAGATGCCGGTGCCAAGGTTGCGCTTAAGTAA